In the Arthrobacter sp. 31Y genome, one interval contains:
- a CDS encoding glycosyltransferase family 4 protein: MNQLQRVAFPSRILSRHVGGNTTYAREIAKGLKGRGVEITELASTRRAALTALGETWQGLMLPPSPGFVIHYSADTGPLLPTRAPSVVTVHGVASRWITTARSPRQEKIWRTRVQRAIQSTDAVITVSDSSADDVSHVFGVDPARITTIPHGIDTEHFARQRPLSNRLQHLLSSPYVLYLGNIEPRKNIIELVRAFSMPPLKELGVKLVIAGKPAWNADESMAAINAADVLNLGFVDDDERVALMQHAELFAFPSLYEGFGFPVLEALAAGTPVICSDRGSLKEVAGPSLIFEGIDAGSLAQGIAGALTDPGALAGVRAAGPAWAQRFSWNSSVEAHTAVYERVLQR, from the coding sequence GTGAACCAACTCCAACGAGTAGCATTCCCCTCCAGGATCCTTTCTCGGCACGTAGGCGGCAACACCACCTACGCGAGGGAAATTGCCAAGGGGCTCAAAGGGCGCGGTGTGGAAATCACTGAGCTCGCCTCCACGCGACGTGCCGCGCTGACGGCCTTAGGTGAAACGTGGCAGGGACTGATGTTGCCGCCATCGCCGGGTTTTGTGATCCACTACAGCGCGGACACAGGTCCGTTGTTACCCACCCGTGCACCCTCCGTGGTTACCGTCCACGGCGTGGCCAGCCGGTGGATCACCACCGCCCGCTCACCGCGTCAGGAGAAAATCTGGCGCACAAGGGTGCAACGCGCCATCCAGTCCACTGATGCGGTCATCACAGTTTCAGATTCCAGCGCTGACGATGTGTCTCACGTGTTTGGAGTGGACCCTGCACGCATCACCACCATTCCCCACGGTATTGACACTGAGCACTTCGCCAGGCAGCGCCCCCTGAGCAACCGGCTTCAGCACTTGCTGTCCAGTCCCTATGTGCTTTACCTGGGCAATATTGAGCCGAGGAAGAACATCATTGAACTGGTCCGTGCTTTCTCGATGCCTCCTCTCAAGGAACTCGGCGTCAAGCTGGTGATAGCCGGCAAGCCTGCTTGGAATGCCGACGAATCAATGGCGGCAATCAACGCCGCGGATGTCCTGAACCTTGGGTTTGTGGATGACGACGAAAGGGTGGCCCTGATGCAGCACGCTGAACTTTTCGCCTTCCCCAGCCTGTATGAAGGATTTGGTTTCCCGGTCCTCGAGGCTCTGGCTGCCGGCACGCCGGTTATTTGCTCTGACAGGGGTTCCCTCAAAGAGGTCGCGGGACCCTCCTTGATTTTCGAGGGGATCGACGCCGGCTCACTGGCACAGGGCATAGCCGGCGCACTTACCGATCCGGGGGCATTGGCGGGCGTCCGGGCAGCGGGGCCGGCCTGGGCACAACGTTTTAGTTGGAACAGCAGCGTGGAGGCGCACACCGCTGTGTATGAAAGGGTTCTTCAGCGATGA
- a CDS encoding polysaccharide pyruvyl transferase family protein, whose translation MKVLILHAYSANNIGDGMLVTEAIELITEAFPAEDVQLTVLASDPDSFNLPGVTLRGSKPTLRGYNREYLRTLKDLKTFDLVVGVGGGYLRGGNCVELAKALLVHGVQLRAASRHGSRVVYLPQSIGPLRLRSAPWFRKHLGKLSRVWARDDRTVDELGLPSVVERSPDMAVLRVQSRTTRPVETVPVYSVRNLRGGLPEPITELASLIGPFDGYVQSQTGGNQDLSPMQSLHPQRILERQDFLNNATAKRVVVAVRLHAALMALQAGHYVIHLSYERKGFAAFADLGLQEYVHNAFSFDPHAVSSQLTRLLHDENARIDYDAAINRAVANSHATLESLTQSLQAAARTVRV comes from the coding sequence ATGAAAGTACTGATCCTGCACGCATACAGTGCCAACAATATTGGCGATGGCATGCTGGTGACCGAGGCCATTGAACTCATCACGGAAGCGTTTCCTGCAGAGGATGTCCAACTCACCGTCCTGGCCTCGGATCCTGACAGCTTCAACCTTCCGGGAGTAACGCTGCGCGGCAGCAAGCCCACGCTGCGTGGCTACAATCGCGAATACCTCCGCACCCTGAAGGACCTGAAAACCTTTGACTTGGTTGTTGGGGTTGGCGGGGGCTACCTGCGTGGCGGCAATTGCGTCGAGCTCGCCAAGGCATTGCTTGTCCACGGGGTTCAGCTGCGGGCCGCCAGCCGTCACGGGTCAAGGGTGGTCTACCTGCCGCAAAGCATCGGCCCACTGCGGCTTCGGAGCGCTCCGTGGTTCCGGAAACACCTGGGCAAGTTGAGCAGGGTCTGGGCGCGCGATGACCGTACGGTTGATGAACTCGGGTTGCCGTCTGTTGTGGAGCGATCTCCGGACATGGCCGTACTGCGCGTTCAATCGCGCACCACCCGCCCTGTAGAGACCGTCCCGGTGTACTCGGTGCGCAACCTCCGTGGTGGTTTGCCTGAACCCATCACTGAACTGGCTTCACTGATTGGTCCGTTTGACGGTTACGTGCAAAGCCAGACGGGTGGAAACCAGGACCTGTCCCCCATGCAAAGCCTGCATCCCCAACGAATCCTTGAGCGTCAGGATTTCCTCAACAACGCCACGGCCAAACGCGTTGTGGTTGCCGTAAGGCTCCATGCAGCCCTCATGGCTCTCCAGGCGGGCCACTACGTGATTCATCTGTCCTACGAGCGCAAGGGTTTTGCAGCCTTCGCTGACCTGGGGCTTCAGGAGTACGTTCACAACGCCTTTTCATTCGACCCACACGCCGTGAGCAGCCAGCTCACAAGGCTGCTGCATGACGAGAATGCGCGCATTGACTACGACGCCGCGATCAACCGGGCCGTAGCGAACAGTCACGCCACGCTGGAGTCCCTGACCCAAAGCCTCCAGGCTGCGGCCCGGACTGTGAGAGTATGA
- the lepB gene encoding signal peptidase I has protein sequence MATNASVRRRRLLRSPWVHALMALVLVALIQGFLVKVYQVPSGSMEQTLNVGDRVLVNRVGYALGTPQRGDVVVFRKPATWGKAPERGFVRTAVGWFGEVTGIGPGNTEYLVKRVIGLPGDTVECCDINGKVSLNGAALDEPYLFEDLPFTAGSLDCTTAVKSPRCFLPMHLGADEYLFMGDHRSNSEDSVAGCRIPAATADCVRTVSASDLVGKVDRFIYPFNKWGSSANLSGVP, from the coding sequence ATGGCAACGAATGCGTCCGTACGTCGCCGGCGCCTCCTGCGATCGCCATGGGTACACGCACTCATGGCTTTGGTCCTTGTTGCCTTGATCCAGGGTTTCCTGGTGAAGGTCTATCAGGTCCCCTCCGGTTCCATGGAGCAGACGCTGAACGTTGGGGACCGTGTGTTGGTCAACCGTGTTGGATACGCTCTGGGAACACCCCAACGGGGGGACGTGGTGGTGTTCCGCAAACCAGCCACGTGGGGGAAGGCGCCGGAACGCGGTTTTGTCCGTACCGCCGTCGGATGGTTTGGCGAGGTGACCGGCATTGGACCCGGCAATACCGAATATCTGGTCAAACGGGTCATCGGGCTGCCCGGAGACACCGTGGAGTGTTGTGACATCAACGGGAAGGTTTCGCTTAACGGCGCGGCCTTGGACGAACCTTACCTCTTTGAAGACCTGCCGTTTACGGCCGGCTCGCTTGATTGCACGACGGCGGTCAAGTCACCTCGCTGCTTCCTCCCGATGCACCTTGGCGCAGATGAGTACCTGTTCATGGGAGATCACAGATCCAATTCAGAGGACTCCGTGGCAGGGTGCCGGATCCCTGCGGCCACAGCGGATTGCGTCAGAACGGTTTCGGCGTCGGACTTAGTGGGCAAGGTTGACCGGTTTATCTATCCATTCAACAAGTGGGGAAGCAGCGCAAACCTGTCCGGTGTGCCCTAA
- a CDS encoding ATP-binding cassette domain-containing protein has protein sequence MRTTDILVNALGGLVRVRFDYSDHGYDPDLFSKLTSPWSDAVVPRSGVGISGEESAIEVLWPFPDSSGLPGSVAELSTHTTLAAIEAQRGRLLMLHAAGVSNHAGQVLVLIGPSGRGKTTLAQTLGGGLGYVTDETVGIDANGAIHPYRKPLSVIRAGEAYKEQIAPSALGLRKLPEGPLHLGALVLVSRTENHTGKPQISAVGLCAALAALVPEVSYLSEMDQPLQTLARHVDRCGAIKEVIYGEASDLVPLVEALFNREEPEAWEAVLPQESGSGTECSLSGARYVPAPVLDAVEAAGQTAILDASRMVTVIDGVAPLVWRGLCYGLDFSALAAQVEARFGAPPHQELDHAVLGVLEALAAAGLALRVGAPQV, from the coding sequence ATGCGGACAACTGACATTCTGGTTAATGCCCTGGGTGGGCTGGTGCGTGTCCGTTTTGACTATTCTGATCATGGATATGACCCTGATTTATTCAGTAAGCTGACTAGTCCTTGGAGCGACGCAGTTGTTCCACGGTCCGGGGTTGGAATTTCCGGTGAAGAATCCGCAATTGAAGTCTTGTGGCCCTTTCCGGATAGCAGCGGCCTTCCCGGATCCGTGGCCGAACTGTCCACCCACACTACGCTGGCTGCAATAGAGGCACAGCGTGGACGGCTGCTGATGCTGCACGCCGCCGGGGTTTCTAATCACGCTGGGCAGGTACTGGTACTGATTGGGCCATCCGGACGCGGAAAAACCACGCTGGCGCAGACCCTGGGCGGCGGTCTTGGCTATGTCACCGATGAAACGGTGGGTATCGATGCCAACGGCGCCATCCACCCGTACCGGAAGCCCCTCTCCGTTATCCGTGCAGGGGAGGCGTACAAGGAGCAAATTGCTCCCTCCGCGTTGGGACTGAGAAAACTCCCGGAGGGACCACTGCATTTGGGGGCCTTGGTGCTGGTATCCCGCACGGAGAACCATACTGGGAAGCCCCAGATATCTGCCGTGGGCCTGTGTGCTGCCCTTGCCGCCTTGGTCCCGGAGGTCAGTTATCTTTCCGAGATGGACCAGCCCTTGCAGACCCTGGCCAGGCATGTCGATCGCTGCGGTGCCATCAAGGAAGTCATCTATGGTGAGGCCTCAGACCTTGTGCCGTTGGTCGAGGCTTTGTTCAACCGGGAAGAACCTGAAGCATGGGAGGCTGTCCTGCCTCAGGAATCCGGTTCCGGCACCGAGTGCTCCTTGTCAGGTGCGCGATACGTTCCGGCACCTGTTCTCGATGCCGTGGAAGCCGCTGGCCAGACAGCGATCCTTGACGCCAGCCGGATGGTAACGGTCATTGATGGGGTGGCCCCCTTAGTCTGGCGGGGTCTGTGTTACGGCCTCGACTTCTCGGCGCTGGCCGCTCAAGTGGAGGCCCGGTTTGGTGCCCCACCCCACCAGGAACTGGATCACGCCGTGCTGGGGGTTCTGGAGGCCCTTGCGGCGGCTGGCCTGGCGCTCCGCGTAGGCGCTCCGCAGGTTTGA
- a CDS encoding polysaccharide biosynthesis tyrosine autokinase: protein MELTDYWKVLRAHWVSVIVITLVGGLAAFGWTLTQTKVYSADASGIISVGVNKDLGTAMAGESYSKSRAKSYLDVAKSRSVAETVMDDLKLQGTTPEQLISRISAQNPQDTATLKFTAQASTPESARDLAEAWVRAVGQQVDQLERGGAKAGETSIVSFVSLDAAQLPTSPTSPNTRLALMIGIVAGLLVAIGYALLRNIFDRRVRSAAQLESETGVAVIGTVPFHTNFDGVNRLVLSRGGNDLENKNHQDYAVAEAIRELRTNLQFMDVDAPPRIIVVTSALPGEGKTTVVANLAQTIAASGQRVVVVDGDLRRPTVAKTFGLLTNVGLTDVLIGRATLNDVLQPWGESGDLFVLGAGSVPPNPSELLGSNAMHSMLEDIAKHAIVLVDAPPLLPVTDAAILTARTDGALVVSRAGKTTYDQLKRALQNLERVRGRPLGLIINGVSRKSTKGEDYGYQYYTYYNRKDSGEESARATHVPVDESKPVEATALEPLGEQRRGRRRERTHAL from the coding sequence ATGGAGCTTACGGACTATTGGAAAGTCCTCCGCGCGCATTGGGTTTCGGTCATCGTCATAACCCTGGTGGGCGGCTTAGCTGCCTTCGGCTGGACGCTGACGCAAACCAAGGTTTACAGCGCCGATGCCTCCGGCATCATCTCCGTGGGTGTCAACAAGGACCTGGGTACGGCCATGGCCGGCGAAAGCTACTCCAAGTCCCGGGCCAAGTCCTACCTTGATGTTGCGAAATCGCGTTCTGTGGCTGAGACCGTCATGGATGACCTTAAGCTCCAGGGCACCACCCCTGAGCAATTGATCTCGCGGATATCCGCGCAGAACCCGCAGGACACCGCCACATTGAAATTCACCGCGCAGGCCAGCACCCCGGAGTCCGCGCGGGACCTGGCCGAGGCATGGGTGCGGGCAGTGGGCCAACAGGTCGACCAGCTCGAAAGAGGGGGCGCCAAAGCAGGCGAGACGTCGATTGTCAGCTTCGTTTCCCTCGACGCGGCCCAGCTGCCAACGTCCCCGACGTCCCCCAACACCAGGCTTGCTCTGATGATCGGCATCGTGGCCGGGTTGCTGGTTGCGATCGGCTACGCACTCCTCCGAAACATCTTCGACCGCCGCGTCCGCTCCGCAGCCCAACTCGAGTCCGAGACCGGCGTGGCCGTAATCGGCACCGTGCCATTCCACACCAACTTCGACGGCGTCAATCGCCTGGTGCTTTCGCGCGGCGGTAACGATCTTGAGAACAAGAACCACCAGGACTACGCCGTAGCGGAAGCCATCCGTGAACTCAGGACCAACCTCCAGTTCATGGACGTTGATGCCCCTCCTCGCATCATTGTGGTCACCTCCGCGCTCCCCGGCGAAGGCAAGACCACGGTGGTAGCCAACCTGGCCCAGACCATTGCGGCGTCCGGGCAAAGGGTTGTTGTGGTGGATGGAGATCTCCGCAGGCCCACCGTGGCCAAGACGTTTGGCCTGCTGACCAACGTGGGCCTTACAGACGTCCTTATTGGCAGGGCCACCCTCAACGATGTCCTCCAGCCGTGGGGTGAGAGTGGTGATTTGTTCGTCCTGGGTGCAGGCTCGGTACCTCCGAACCCCAGCGAGCTCTTGGGATCCAACGCCATGCATTCCATGCTGGAAGACATCGCCAAGCATGCAATCGTGCTGGTGGACGCGCCTCCGCTGCTTCCTGTGACGGATGCCGCCATTTTGACGGCACGCACGGACGGCGCGCTGGTGGTCAGCCGCGCCGGCAAAACCACCTACGACCAGCTGAAGCGGGCCTTGCAAAACCTCGAACGCGTCCGGGGCCGCCCGTTGGGCTTGATCATCAATGGGGTGTCCCGCAAGTCCACCAAGGGCGAGGACTACGGCTACCAGTACTACACGTACTACAACCGGAAAGACTCGGGCGAGGAAAGCGCACGCGCAACCCACGTTCCTGTGGACGAATCCAAGCCGGTGGAGGCCACGGCATTGGAGCCGCTGGGCGAGCAACGCCGCGGCCGCCGTCGCGAACGTACCCACGCGCTGTGA